Proteins from one Saccharomyces eubayanus strain FM1318 chromosome XI, whole genome shotgun sequence genomic window:
- the RAD27 gene encoding multifunctional nuclease RAD27: MGIKGLNAIISEHVPSAIRKSDIKSFFGRKVAIDASMSLYQFLIAVRQQDGGQLTNEAGETTSHLMGMFYRTLRMIDHGIKPCYVFDGKPPDMKSHELTKRSTRRQETEKKLAEATTELEKMKQERRLVKVSKEHNEEAQKLLGLMGIPFIIAPTEAEAQCAELAKKGKVYAAASEDMDTLCYRTPFLLRHLTFSEAKKEPIHEIDTELVLRGLDLTIEQFVDLCIMLGCDYCESIRGVGPVTALKLMKTHGSIEKIIEFIESGESNNTKWKIPENWPYKQARLLFLDPEVIDGSEVNLKWSPPNEKELIQYLCDEKKFSEERVKSGITRLKKGLRSGIQGRLDGFFQVVPKTKEQLAAAAKKAQETKKSSKNKNKVTKGRR, encoded by the coding sequence ATGGGTATCAAAGGTTTAAATGCAATTATTTCAGAACACGTGCCCTCCGCTATCAGGAAAAGCGACATCAAGAGCTTTTTTGGCAGAAAAGTGGCCATCGATGCCTCTATGTCGCTATATCAATTCTTGATTGCCGTGAGGCAGCAGGATGGTGGGCAATTGACCAATGAAGCCGGCGAAACTACATCGCATTTGATGGGTATGTTCTACAGGACACTGAGAATGATCGACCACGGAATCAAGCCTTGCTATGTCTTTGATGGTAAGCCTCCAGATATGAAATCTCATGAGTTGACCAAGCGGTCCACGAGAAGACAAGAAACTGAGAAAAAACTGGCAGAGGCTACCACCGAACTAGAGAAGATGAAGCAAGAAAGACGGTTGGTTAAGGTCTCCAAAGAGCATAACGAAGAAGCTCAAAAATTATTAGGACTCATGGGCATTCCGTTCATAATAGCGCCCACGGAAGCAGAGGCCCAGTGTGCTGAATTGGCGAAAAAGGGTAAGGTTTACGCGGCAGCAAGTGAAGATATGGACACTCTTTGTTACAGAACGCCCTTTCTGTTAAGACACTTGACATTTTCAGAGGCCAAGAAGGAGCCGATTCATGAAATAGACACAGAGCTGGTCTTGAGAGGCCTCGATTTGACCATAGAACAGTTCGTTGACCTTTGTATTATGCTCGGTTGTGACTACTGTGAAAGCATCAGAGGTGTTGGTCCAGTGACCGCTTTGAAACTCATGAAAACGCATGGATCCATTGAGAAAATTATAGAGTTCATCGAGTCTGGCGAGTCAAACAACACTAAGTGGAAAATCCCTGAAAACTGGCCCTACAAACAGGCAAGGCTGTTATTTCTAGACCCTGAAGTTATCGATGGTAGCGAAGTGAACTTGAAGTGGTCGCCaccaaatgaaaaggaactgATCCAGTATTTATGCGATGAGAAGAAATTTAGTGAGGAAAGAGTTAAATCCGGCATAACAAGGTTGAAAAAAGGGCTAAGGTCAGGCATTCAGGGTAGACTAGATGGGTTCTTTCAAGTTGTACCCAAGACAAAAGAGCAGTTGGCTGCCGCAGCCAAGAAGGCtcaagaaaccaagaaatcaagtaaaaataaaaacaaagtaaCGAAGGGTAGAAGATAG
- the ABF1 gene encoding DNA-binding protein ABF1 — MDKLVVNYYEYKHPIINKDLAIGAHGGKKFPTLGAWYDVINEYEFQTRCPIILKNSHRNKHFTFACHLKNCPFKVLLSYAGNSTSSDTSSPSGNDNVDPSGASDHVHHHSDNINDDDNNNNNVNNNTKVRNDNKLEFVTDDLEYHLANPHPDDAGDKIESRNNGGDGNNDDDGDANNIFKQQGVNIKNDTDEDSVNKSSIDQNLENSNDSTTANDNNNNSNNNNANDEDDVHTQMTKSYSDVVNDEDINVAIANAVANVDSQSNNKQADKDDDASNNNDDNNNNNSTNDNNNNNNNNNNINNNNSVTNHDISSHSPSSIRESSMNLDVFNSATDDIPGPFVVTKIEPYHSHPLEDNLSLGKFILTKIPKILQNDLKFDQILESSYNNSNHTVSKFKVSHYVEESGLLDILMQRYGLTAEDFEKRLLSQIARRITTYKARFVLKKKKMGEYNDLQPSSSSNNNDNNDDELSSANMRNNSIDYTKHQEISSAAASPNTIKNENNISDTKNENSNNSNNNDNSNLLEGVLDKSSSHRYQPKKLPNVNKWNKPDQITHSDVSLVGLDEPNDGSNSNVHPTLAEVDAQEARETAQLAIDKINSYKRSIDDKNSGGHNNSSRNVVDDNLINDMDSEDNHKSKRQHLSDITLEERNEDDKLPHEVAEQLRLLSSHLKEVENLHQNNDDDVDDVMVDVDVESQYNKNPTHHHHNHHSQPHHDEEDVAGLMGKPDDDDGDDDDDDDDDDLSDENIQPELRGQ, encoded by the coding sequence ATGGACAAGCTGGTCGTGAACTACTATGAATACAAGCACCCCATAATCAATAAAGACCTGGCCATTGGGGCCCATGGCGGCAAGAAATTCCCGACGTTGGGTGCTTGGTACGACGTTATCAACGAGTACGAATTTCAAACGCGTTGTCCTATCATCCTGAAGAATTCCCACAGAAATAAACATTTTACATTTGCCTgtcatttgaaaaactgtCCGTTTAAAGTTTTACTAAGTTATGCTGGCAATTCTACGTCCTCGGACACTTCTTCCCCTTCCGGCAATGACAATGTAGACCCCTCCGGAGCTTCTGATCATGTTCATCACCATAGCGACAACATTAACGATGAcgacaacaataacaataatgtCAATAACAACACTAAGGTCAGAAATGACAACAAACTCGAATTCGTTACAGACGATCTTGAGTACCATCTGGCAAACCCGCATCCAGACGATGCCGGTGACAAAATCGAGTCGAGAAACAATGGGGGCGATGGGAACAACGACGATGATGGTGATGCTAACAACATTTTCAAGCAGCAGGGCGTTAATATCAAGAATGACACCGACGAGGATTCGGTAAACAAGTCGTCTATCGAccaaaatttggaaaactcTAATGATTCTACTACTGCTaacgacaacaacaacaacagcaacaataacaacgcTAACGATGAGGATGACGTTCACACTCAAATGACTAAGAGCTACTCCGATGTGGTGAACGATGAAGACATTAACGTTGCCATTGCGAACGCTGTTGCCAATGTAGATTCTCAATCAAATAACAAGCAAGCCGACAAAGACGACGACGCCTCCAATAACAATgatgacaataataataataatagtactaatgataacaataacaataacaacaataataataatattaataataataacagtgTTACTAACCACGACATTTCCTCTCACTCACCTTCTTCGATACGAGAATCATCTATGAATCTCGATGTCTTCAATTCTGCTACCGACGACATTCCAGGTCCATTTGTCGTTACCAAGATCGAGCCCTATCATAGCCACCCGCTAGAAGATAACCTATCGCTGGGGAAGTTCATCTTAACGAAGATTCCTAAGATATTACAAAacgatttgaaatttgatCAAATACTAGAAAGCTCTTACAATAATTCCAACCACACTGTAAGtaaattcaaagtttcCCATTATGTGGAAGAATCTGGCCTGCTGGACATCCTAATGCAAAGATATGGGTTGACGGCTGAagattttgagaaaagatTATTGTCTCAAATCGCGAGACGTATAACCACATACAAGGCAAGATTTGttctgaaaaagaaaaaaatgggcGAATATAACGATCTACAACCTTCTTCGTCCTCCAATAATAACGATAACAACGATGACGAACTGTCCAGCGCAAACATGAGGAATAATTCCATTGACTATACTAAACATCAGGAAATTTCAAGTGCGGCGGCCTCGCCAAATACAATTAAGAATGAGAATAACATAAGCGACACCAAAAATGAGAATAGTAACAACAGTAACAATAACGACAATTCGAACCTATTGGAAGGCGTCTTGGATAAATCATCTAGTCATCGTTATCAGCCCAAAAAGTTGCCCAATGTTAATAAATGGAACAAACCAGATCAAATCACTCATTCCGATGTATCCCTTGTTGGACTGGATGAACCAAACGATGGCAGTAATTCAAATGTTCACCCAACCTTGGCCGAAGTGGACGCGCAAGAGGCTCGCGAAACCGCTCAATTGGCCATAGATAAGATCAATTCTTATAAAAGATCTATCGACGATAAAAATAGTGGTGGCCACAACAACTCATCAAGAAACGTTGTGGATGACAACCTGATCAACGATATGGATTCAGAAGACAACCACAAGTCTAAGAGACAACATTTGTCCGATATCACActggaagaaagaaacgaaGATGATAAATTGCCACATGAAGTGGCGGAACAATTAAGATTACTGTCGTCACATCTAAAAGAGGTGGAGAACTTGCATCAGaataacgatgatgacgtGGACGATGTTATGGTGGATGTAGATGTCGAATCGCAATACAACAAGAACCCTACTCACCATCACCATAACCATCACAGCCAACCTCATCacgacgaagaagacgttGCCGGATTAATGGGCAAACcggatgatgatgatggtgatgacgatgatgatgatgacgacgatgaccTTTCTGACGAAAATATCCAGCCTGAATTAAGAGGCCAATAA
- the KTI12 gene encoding Kti12p — MPLVLFTGYPCSGKTTLAKHLVQLLQSKIDATPSLSKYSIVYHSDETLGIKHSDYITSQDERKLRSEIISAVKRDLSRNKIVIVDSLNYIKGFRYQLHCEVKNLSTTFCVIQTLCPPETIFEWNNTSNVNPWEPELLNQLIQRYEEPNSNNRWDSPLFAILTPQDNITECIDDLYKVVFQTSKSAKNSGHNDPLNKGLQKPNSATVLKPASQSNFIQVLDVETTKIIKVIMNHIKSLTSIGGVSNGTRVIVSEGVTDINDDGCFFVDLPIGNVVTLAQLQRLKRQFINFNRLRDIDQDRIGALFADYLNKNLN, encoded by the coding sequence ATGCCGCTAGTGCTTTTTACAGGATACCCATGCAGTGGTAAAACAACGCTCGCCAAACATCTAGTGCAGCTACTACAATCTAAAATCGATGCAACCCCATCACTAAGTAAATATTCCATAGTTTATCATTCCGATGAGACGCTGGGAATCAAGCATTCAGACTACATAACTTCACAAGACGAAAGAAAACTGAGATCGGAAATCATCTCCGCGGTGAAAAGAGACTTGTCCAGGAACAAAATAGTCATAGTAGATTCCTTGAACTATATTAAGGGTTTCCGGTATCAACTTCACTGTGAAGTGAAAAACTTGTCCACCACGTTCTGCGTAATTCAAACTCTTTGTCCACCAGAAACGATATTTGAATGGAACAATACCTCGAACGTAAATCCCTGGGAACCAGAATTATTGAACCAGTTGATCCAAAGATACGAAGAACCTAATTCAAACAATCGTTGGGATTCTCCGCTTTTCGCTATTCTCACTCCACAGGACAATATAACCGAGTGTATTGATGATCTCTACAAAGTAGTCTTCCAAACTTCCAAATCGGCCAAAAACAGCGGACACAATGACCCATTGAATAAAGGCCTACAGAAACCAAACTCCGCAACCGTGTTAAAACCTGCATCTCAATCCAATTTCATTCAAGTCCTCGATGTGGAAACCACcaagataataaaagtGATAATGAACCACATTAAAAGTCTGACCTCGATTGGCGGGGTGAGCAACGGTACAAGAGTCATTGTTTCTGAAGGTGTCACGGACATCAATGACGACGGATGCTTTTTCGTGGATCTACCCATCGGTAATGTCGTCACTTTGGCGCAATTGCAGAGATTAAAAAGACAATTCATCAACTTTAATAGACTAAGAGATATAGATCAAGATAGAATAGGCGCCCTTTTCGCGGACTATCTCAATAAGAACTTAAATTGA
- the HAP4 gene encoding transcription factor HAP4, whose product MTAKTFLLQASSTRPRSNHFKCESSNIPLAPVPIAPNTHHQAYNAQELENDNNSIGNKKKKKSGLVVRTSKHWVLPPRPRPGRRSSSHNTIASSNPNSINNLNIAANSRNNSNNSTASSKRQPSKEKRKPRHVQTIDEKLINDSNYLAFLKFDDLDNEKFQSSASSISSPSYSSPTFSSYRNRKKTEYMDDESCTDVETIAAHNGLLSKNHNIDSTSNIHPPPSKKSKLNDFDLLSLSSTSSSATPVPQLTKDLNLNLNFHKTPHKSSFPDSPSDFSPSDSVSLIRNHSLPTNLQIKDKINDLNEIKFFNDFEKLEFFNKYAKANTNNGMNENNDLWNSYLQSVENHNSTNHTEGQQEDNDDNMSLLNLPIPEEPVSSEQDIKAKENDEDIWNYLPSSSTQQDSLQLLNKNCNSNKENSQTDYEENFLFIQDQNENTPKPHHDELSSEITLADSKFSYLPPTLEELMEEQDGNNNRSFKNFMFSNDSGMTCSNIDSNTTTNNNDDDYTKVLKSKKIATSKSNVNLYDLNENNNGATATNEFDQNSFIDDLDEDVDFLKVQVF is encoded by the coding sequence atGACCGCAAAGACTTTTTTACTACAGGCATCTTCTACTCGTCCCCGCAGTAATCACTTCAAATGTGAGAGTAGTAATATTCCTTTGGCCCCTGTACCGATCGCGCCAAACACCCATCATCAAGCTTACAACGCGCAAGAGCTGGAAAACGATAACAATTCCATCggcaacaagaagaagaagaaatccgGTTTAGTGGTCAGAACCTCCAAGCATTGGGTTTTGCCTCCTAGGCCAAGGCCTGGTAGAAGGTCTTCTTCCCACAATACCATCGCATCTAGCAACCCTAATAGCATCAACAACCTAAATATTGCTGCCAACAGTAGGAACAATAGTAACAACAGCACCGCTTCGAGCAAGAGACAACCTTCCAAGGAAAAGAGGAAACCAAGACACGTTCAGACAATCGATGAAAAGTTAATAAATGACTCAAATTATTTGGCTTTTCTAAAATTCGATGATTtagataatgaaaaattccagTCTTCCGCCTCTTCTATTTCATCTCCATCCTATTCTTCCCcaactttttcaagttatagaaatagaaaaaaaacagaatatATGGACGATGAAAGTTGCACCGATGTAGAAACTATTGCCGCCCACAATGGCTTGCTATCTAAAAATCACAACATAGATTCCACTTCAAACATTCATCCACCACCctcaaagaaatcaaaactAAACGATTTCGACTTACTCTCTTTATCTTCCACCTCTTCATCGGCTACTCCAGTTCCGCAATTGACAAAAGATTTAAACCTAAATCTGAATTTCCACAAGACTCCTCACAAATCTTCGTTCCCTGATTCTCCTTCAGACTTTTCCCCTTCGGATTCAGTTTCCCTGATTAGAAACCATTCCTTACCCACCAATTTGCAAATAAAGGAcaaaatcaatgatttGAACGAGATTAAATTCTTCAACGATTTTGAGAAACTAGAATTCTTCAATAAGTACGCTAAAGCCAACACAAACAATGGCAtgaatgaaaacaatgatcTTTGGAACTCATATTTGCAATCAGTGGAAAACCACAACAGCACGAACCATACCGAAGGGcaacaagaagacaatGACGACAATATGTCCTTATTGAATTTGCCCATCCCAGAAGAACCCGTTTCCTCTGAACAAGACATTAAggccaaagaaaatgatgaagacattTGGAATTATCTACCAAGTTCAAGCACGCAGCAAGATTCGTTACAacttttgaacaaaaactGTAAttccaataaagaaaactcaCAAACCGATTATGAAGAGAATTTCCTGTTCATTCAAGACCAGAATGAAAACACACCAAAGCCACACCACGATGAGTTGAGTTCGGAAATCACGTTGGCTGATAGCAAGTTTTCTTACTTGCCGCCCACTTTAGAAGAATTGATGGAAGAACAAGAcggtaataataataggTCTTTCAAGAACTTCATGTTTTCTAATGATAGCGGGATGACATGTTCAAACATCGACAGCAATACCACTACAAACaacaatgatgatgactATACAAAAGTACtaaaatctaaaaaaattgctaCCTCCAAGTCGAACGTGAATCTCTATGACTTAAACGAGAACAACAATGGTGCCACTGCTACTAACGAGTTCGACCAAAACAGCTTCATTGATGACCTCGATGAAGACGTTGATTTTCTAAAGGTTCAAGTTTTCTAA
- the SLD2 gene encoding Sld2p — protein sequence MYSLELDKLKVELKTWEHKFIDTHNREPTRDDIKGLRDVKHMYKQYSILKKKNGLQQQREPLAQESAKMVVHIKDQDEIMEIGPTPQVYGKAISIFEMNLSPIKPVYMTTANNFGAGDDSKTISNESSPQRTISQESSPANRTLVSESISNVKRQLNFQMLKAPSSHTPISSPCKKAEPSLEAEKPDSVFTMAKPVLKPSNPSRYYGPNSPLKLEEENIHLNISLESNTRRRLQMAFPSLQKTPSKDNHAGVSTSFSPSPLIRRPLTKSLIELAKEHHEIVKEFSILQEEDEEDEDGGNDNDGDEEGDENDDSLESGLVRPTVVKDIFQEDDNEDNKSKEGAFIRKRPKRRKIIKRLQDGDPETENSTVRRDVHKELMRLKKRKVAEFLGSTSELPDTESEDDDEAANSSVKPQQKPAAKRKGRKKYNLVSNNFRRLKLPKKNRFPNRRWGRR from the coding sequence ATGTATTCGTTGGAACTGGATAAACTGAAAGTCGAGCTAAAAACATGGGAACACAAATTTATTGATACGCATAACAGAGAACCAACGAGAGATGACATCAAGGGTCTGCGCGATGTTAAACATATGTATAAGCAATATTCCAtactaaagaagaaaaacggATTGCAACAACAGCGGGAACCTCTTGCTCAAGAATCTGCTAAAATGGTGGTTCATATTAAAGATCAAGACGAAATTATGGAGATAGGGCCTACACCCCAAGTTTATGGCAAGGCAATCAGTATCTTTGAAATGAACCTGTCACCTATCAAGCCTGTTTACATGACCACTGCAAATAATTTTGGTGCCGGTGACGACTCTAAAACGATATCCAATGAATCTTCCCCACAAAGGACCATTTCACAGGAATCTTCGCCGGCAAATCGAACTCTAGTATCAGAGTCAATATCGAATGTCAAGCGCCAGTTGAACTTCCAAATGTTGAAAGCACCATCTTCGCATACTCCAATTTCATCCCCATGTAAGAAAGCAGAGCCATCATTGGAAGCTGAAAAGCCCGACTCTGTATTCACGATGGCTAAACCCGTGTTAAAACCAAGCAACCCATCGAGATATTATGGCCCTAACTCGCCACTaaaattagaagaagaaaacattcATCTAAATATTTCATTAGAATCGAACACTAGACGCCGGCTTCAAATGGCATTCCCATCTTTACAAAAAACTCCCTCCAAGGACAATCATGCAGGCGTTTCAACTTCATTCAGTCCATCTCCTTTGATTAGGAGACCCCTAACGAAATCTTTGATAGAATTGGCCAAGGAGCATCATGAAATCGTTAAAGAATTCAGCATCCTTcaagaagaggatgaagaggatgaagatggtgGTAATGATAATGACGGCGATGAAGAAGGCGATGAGAACGACGACAGCCTTGAAAGCGGGTTAGTTAGACCAACGGTGGTGAAGGATATATTCCAAGAGGATGACAACGAAGATAACAAATCAAAGGAGGGCGCCTTCATTAGGAAAAGACctaaaagaagaaagatcaTCAAGAGATTACAAGACGGGGATCCAGAAACTGAAAACTCTACTGTCAGGAGGGACGTTCATAAGGAGTTGATGagactgaaaaaaaggaaggtGGCAGAATTTTTGGGCTCCACCTCAGAACTACCTGACACTGAATCcgaagatgacgatgaagcAGCCAATAGCAGCGTGAAGCCTCAACAAAAACCTGCTGCTAAACGCAAGGGCAGAAAGAAGTACAACCTAGTGAGTAATAACTTCAGAAGGCTCAAActaccaaagaaaaaccgTTTCCCAAACAGGCGTTGGGGGAGAAGGTGA
- a CDS encoding putative short-chain dehydrogenase/reductase, with protein sequence MFWKKDPSVTWERKNINNIDFSYLNVAIIGGTGGIGRAISRELAQRDAKVTVVGQTFKDEDLADKIKFVKADLSLVSECKRISHSDEIPYEKLTHLIFTTGIIASRQRQATSEGLEKDMAVSYLSRYIIFHDVAKRLGTNRTKKDDLPKVFIAGFPGNGQLGDPDDLNSDEKNYSAYATHTNTVAANECLVLDAKDRYTNIDTFGLNPGIIKTNIRSNLLGSNTYIGRIAEWIISWTFQSAETYAKMICTLIVSPAIESRSGTMFSNKGDAILPTPGLTKNVVEKFMENSELLVEKALQNQSPPTSSNE encoded by the coding sequence atgttttggaaaaaggATCCAAGCGTTACttgggaaagaaaaaatatcaacaaCATTGACTTTAGCTATCTGAATGTAGCAATAATTGGCGGTACTGGTGGAATTGGACGCGCCATAAGTAGAGAGTTGGCGCAACGGGATGCCAAGGTTACCGTCGTCGGGCAAACGTTCAAGGACGAAGACTTGGCTGACAAGATTAAGTTTGTCAAGGCTGACTTGAGCTTAGTATCAGAATGTAAGCGTATCTCTCACAGCGATGAGATTCCTTACGAGAAGCTGACACATTTGATTTTCACTACTGGTATCATTGCCTCACGCCAAAGACAAGCTACAAGTGAGGGATTAGAGAAGGACATGGCGGTGAGTTATTTGAGTAGATATATTATATTCCATGACGTTGCCAAGCGACTAGGCACCAATAGAACGAAAAAAGATGACTTGCCAAAAGTATTCATCGCCGGGTTCCCAGGCAATGGCCAATTGGGGGACCCAGATGATTTGAACTCTGATGAGAAAAATTACAGTGCCTATGCCACACACACAAACACGGTAGCTGCCAATGAATGCTTGGTTCTCGACGCTAAGGACAGGTATACGAACATAGACACTTTTGGTTTGAACCCGGGCATAATCAAAACGAATATCCGCAGTAATCTCCTTGGCAGCAACACCTACATCGGCCGCATTGCAGAATGGATCATTAGTTGGACTTTCCAAAGTGCAGAGACGTATGCCAAAATGATCTGTACTTTGATTGTAAGCCCTGCCATTGAATCTCGCAGCGGGACAATGTTCAGTAACAAGGGAGATGCCATTTTGCCCACGCCTGGTTTGACGAAAAATGTTGTCGAGAAGTTCATGGAAAATTCAGAACTGTTGGTGGAAAAAGCTCTGCAGAATCAAAGCCCTCCCACTTCCAGTAACGAATGA
- the AAT1 gene encoding aspartate transaminase AAT1 has product MLRTRPFNWGLLRPYFTSSLCKVPRAPPDKVLGLSEHFKKDKNIHKIDLTVGIYKDAWGKVTTFPSVAKAQKLIDSHLELNKNLSYLPITGSKEFQENVMNFLFKESCPQFGPFYLAHDRISFVQTLSGTGALAVAAKFLALFISKDIWIPDPSWANHKNIFQNNGFENIHRYSYYKDGQIDIDGWIKQLKTLAHNQKKENDKQLHCIILHACCHNPTGLDPTKEQWKEIIDTIYELKMVPIVDMAYQGLESGDMLKDAYLMRLCLDVDRYPNWSNGVFLCQSFAKNMGLYGERVGSLSVITPATADDENLNPLQRGNSLQQNIDSQLKQIVRGMYSSPPGYGSRVVNVVLSNTKLKHQWFKDVEFMAQRLHYVRKEMFERLRWPDLINFAQQHGMFYYTRFNPRQVEVLKNKFSVYLTGDGRLSLSGVNDSNIDYLCEALDAVSKMSEIA; this is encoded by the coding sequence ATGCTAAGGACGAGACCTTTCAATTGGGGTCTTTTGAGGCCCTATTTTACATCATCACTTTGTAAGGTGCCCAGAGCACCTCCAGATAAAGTTTTGGGGCTGTCTGAACATTTCAAGAAGGACAAGAATATTCATAAAATTGATTTGACCGTAGGGATATATAAAGACGCTTGGGGCAAAGTTACTACTTTTCCCTCTGTAGCAAAAGCCCAAAAATTAATTGATTCTCATTTGGAGCTGAATAAAAATCTATCATATCTACCGATAACTGGATCTAAAGagtttcaagaaaatgttaTGAATTTCCTATTCAAGGAGTCATGTCCTCAATTTGGTCCGTTCTACTTGGCACACGATCGAATCAGCTTTGTTCAAACTCTAAGTGGTACTGGTGCCCTAGCTGTAGCAGCTAAGTTTTTAGCACTGTTCATATCAAAGGATATTTGGATACCTGATCCGTCTTGGGCAAATCACAAAAAcatcttccaaaacaacggttttgaaaatattcatcGGTACTCCTACTATAAGGACGGCCAAATAGATATTGACGGATGGATCAAGCAACTGAAGACTCTGGCACATAAccagaaaaaagaaaatgataaacaGTTACATTGCATCATTCTGCATGCATGCTGTCATAACCCAACTGGCCTTGACCCAACAAAGGAACAATGGAAAGAAATCATAGACACGATATATGAACTAAAAATGGTACCTATTGTCGATATGGCTTATCAAGGTTTAGAGTCCGGTGATATGCTAAAGGACGCGTATTTGATGAGGTTGTGCCTAGATGTAGATAGATATCCAAATTGGAGTAATggtgtttttctttgtcaaTCATTTGCCAAGAACATGGGGCTTTATGGTGAAAGGGTTGGATCCTTAAGTGTTATCACACCCGCCACTGCCGATGACGAAAACTTAAATCCTTTACAACGGGGGAACTCATTGCAGCAGAACATTGATTCACAATTAAAACAGATTGTTAGAGGTATGTATTCCTCTCCACCAGGTTATGGTTCCCGTGTGGTTAACGTGGTTTTGTCAAATACCAAGTTGAAACATCAATGGTTCAAAGACGTAGAGTTTATGGCTCAGAGGTTGCATTACGTCAGAAAAGAGATGTTTGAACGTCTTCGCTGGCCAGATCTAATAAACTTTGCACAACAGCACGGTATGTTTTACTATACAAGGTTTAACCCAAGACAAGTTGaagttttgaagaataaatTTTCCGTCTATTTAACAGGTGACGGTAGATTGTCACTTAGCGGAGTCAATGATTCAAATATTGACTACTTGTGTGAAGCTCTCGACGctgtttcaaaaatgagCGAAATTGCATAA